The proteins below are encoded in one region of Bacillus vallismortis:
- a CDS encoding phage holin family protein, whose translation MDRDFGIFSFLTVSVSAAGFFFGGFQYSFLILLSLMAIEFISTTLKESIIHKLVFKKVFARLVKKLVTLALISVCHFFDQLLNAQGSIRDLAIMFYILYESVQIVVTASSLGIPVPQMLVDLLDTLKNKFKRKP comes from the coding sequence ATGGATAGAGACTTTGGCATCTTTTCGTTTTTAACAGTCAGCGTTTCAGCAGCGGGTTTTTTCTTTGGCGGTTTTCAGTATTCATTTCTGATTTTGCTCTCTCTTATGGCAATTGAATTTATCAGTACGACCTTGAAGGAATCGATTATTCACAAGTTGGTGTTTAAAAAGGTATTTGCCCGGCTTGTCAAAAAACTAGTCACGCTGGCTCTGATCTCTGTTTGCCACTTTTTTGATCAGCTGCTGAATGCACAGGGGTCAATACGTGACTTGGCAATCATGTTTTATATTCTTTATGAATCTGTGCAAATTGTAGTGACAGCCAGCTCTCTCGGCATACCTGTTCCTCAGATGCTTGTCGATCTTTTAGACACGTTAAAAAATAAATTCAAGCGCAAACCGTAA
- a CDS encoding S-ribosylhomocysteine lyase, whose protein sequence is MPSVESFELDHNAVVAPYVRHCGVHKVGTDGVVNKFDIRFCQPNKQAMKPDTIHTLEHLLAFTIRSHAEKYDHFDIIDISPMGCQTGYYLVVSGEPSPEEIVDLLEDTMKEAVEITEIPAANEKQCGQAKLHDLEGAKRFMRFWLSQDKEELLKVFG, encoded by the coding sequence ATGCCTTCAGTAGAAAGTTTTGAGCTAGATCATAATGCTGTTGTTGCTCCATACGTAAGACATTGCGGCGTGCATAAAGTAGGAACAGACGGCGTTGTAAATAAATTTGATATTCGTTTTTGCCAGCCGAATAAACAGGCGATGAAGCCTGACACTATTCATACACTTGAGCATTTGCTCGCGTTCACGATTCGTTCTCACGCTGAGAAATACGATCATTTTGATATCATTGATATTTCACCAATGGGCTGCCAAACCGGCTATTATCTTGTTGTGAGCGGAGAACCTTCACCAGAGGAAATTGTTGATCTTCTTGAAGACACAATGAAGGAAGCGGTAGAGATTACCGAAATTCCGGCTGCGAATGAAAAGCAGTGCGGCCAAGCGAAGCTTCATGATCTGGAAGGCGCTAAACGTTTCATGCGTTTCTGGCTGTCACAGGATAAAGAAGAATTGCTGAAAGTATTTGGATAA
- the ytzI gene encoding YtzI protein — MALLIPVSILIVLAVLLVTIWTTVKAYNVKHTIDPPQEPNSNSNSQ, encoded by the coding sequence ATGGCGCTTCTCATTCCGGTAAGTATATTGATTGTGCTGGCTGTTTTGCTTGTAACCATTTGGACCACAGTAAAAGCCTACAATGTAAAGCACACCATCGATCCTCCGCAAGAACCAAACTCTAATTCAAACAGTCAATGA
- a CDS encoding cytochrome ubiquinol oxidase subunit I, whose translation MDDLVLARSLFGTTMGFHIIFATLGVGLPLMILVAELVYQKTKDDHYAIMAKRWTKAQAVLLGVAIPTGTIAGTQLALLWPGFMEVIGRVMSLPFQIEIYAFFVEALFMSIYVYAADRLSPAMRIVAVFFVLVGAAASAVLITNVHAFEGTPAGFKMENGNITDVDPWAAFFNPSFFVTAGHVVVSAFMTGAFIVASVAAYKMIRSRKKENIYRFHRKALLLSLTIGGIFSLVTALNGHESAQMLHEYQPEKLAAAEGLFETTSHAPLAIGGFTDPNEEKVKWAIEIPWALSFLAADRFDTVVKGLNAFPKDEWPPLFVHTLFNAMVGVGMLLILYSIIGIVWKKVLKKDRFPTWLLVIFMTAGPFSIIGIEFGWIFACTGRQPWVIYHLQKTSDVVTTTGSIGILFLFFTFVYAVLGAAVVYVLLYYFRKHPVDEDLNATES comes from the coding sequence GTGGATGATTTAGTATTGGCCAGAAGCCTCTTTGGCACGACAATGGGCTTTCATATCATTTTTGCAACGCTAGGGGTCGGTCTGCCGCTCATGATATTAGTGGCTGAATTGGTCTATCAAAAAACGAAAGATGACCATTATGCGATCATGGCGAAAAGGTGGACAAAAGCACAAGCCGTTTTGCTTGGGGTCGCCATACCGACCGGGACGATTGCGGGCACCCAGCTCGCGCTGCTATGGCCGGGATTTATGGAAGTCATCGGCCGAGTCATGTCCCTGCCGTTTCAAATTGAGATTTATGCTTTTTTTGTGGAAGCCCTATTCATGTCGATCTATGTATACGCCGCAGACCGCTTGTCGCCGGCTATGAGGATTGTTGCCGTTTTCTTTGTGTTAGTCGGAGCCGCAGCGTCAGCTGTTCTCATCACGAATGTTCACGCCTTTGAAGGCACGCCTGCTGGTTTCAAAATGGAAAATGGAAACATTACTGATGTTGATCCGTGGGCCGCGTTTTTCAACCCGAGTTTTTTTGTCACCGCCGGCCATGTCGTCGTGTCCGCGTTTATGACGGGGGCCTTTATCGTCGCTTCTGTCGCCGCATACAAAATGATCCGGTCGCGAAAAAAGGAAAACATCTATCGCTTTCACCGGAAAGCGCTTTTGCTTTCATTGACAATTGGCGGTATTTTTTCATTGGTGACAGCATTGAACGGCCACGAATCAGCTCAGATGCTGCACGAATACCAGCCCGAAAAATTAGCCGCGGCCGAAGGTTTGTTTGAAACAACGTCTCACGCCCCGCTTGCGATCGGCGGTTTTACCGATCCGAATGAAGAAAAAGTAAAATGGGCCATCGAAATTCCATGGGCGTTAAGCTTTTTGGCAGCCGACCGTTTTGACACTGTTGTAAAAGGATTAAATGCGTTTCCAAAAGACGAATGGCCGCCGCTGTTCGTTCACACGCTGTTTAATGCGATGGTCGGGGTTGGTATGCTGCTTATTCTCTATTCCATTATCGGTATCGTATGGAAAAAGGTGCTCAAGAAAGACCGTTTCCCAACGTGGCTTTTGGTCATTTTTATGACGGCAGGCCCTTTTAGCATCATCGGCATTGAATTCGGCTGGATTTTCGCCTGTACGGGAAGGCAGCCATGGGTCATCTATCACCTCCAGAAAACATCGGATGTCGTGACGACGACCGGCTCGATCGGAATTCTTTTCTTATTTTTCACATTCGTTTACGCCGTGTTGGGCGCTGCAGTCGTTTATGTGCTGCTGTACTATTTCCGCAAACACCCGGTCGACGAAGACTTAAATGCAACGGAGTCGTAA
- a CDS encoding ABC transporter permease, with product MRNSKETIDLLHEQYQFKQKKEKWNVHSFQLAIFILFFSGWEISSRLGWIDPLIFSAPSSVWNLLLEKLGDGSLLSHIGVTLFETVLGFLLGTFMGTCLAALLWWSNRLARILDPYLVILNAMPKVALGPILIVALGPSLISIIAMGAIISVIITTIVVYTAFQEIDENYIKVMKTFGAKKWTIFKEVILPASSPAIISTLKVNVGLSWVGVIVGEFLVSKIGLGYMIIYGFQVFNFTLVFLSLLIIAVFATLMYQGVELLEKKWTKGRT from the coding sequence TTGAGAAACAGCAAAGAAACCATTGATCTCCTTCACGAGCAATATCAATTCAAGCAGAAAAAGGAAAAATGGAATGTCCATTCCTTTCAGCTTGCCATATTTATTCTCTTTTTCTCTGGGTGGGAAATCTCCAGCAGGCTCGGCTGGATCGATCCGCTGATCTTCAGCGCCCCGTCTTCTGTATGGAACTTATTGCTGGAGAAGCTCGGTGACGGGTCTTTATTGTCTCATATCGGTGTCACTTTATTTGAAACGGTGCTTGGCTTTTTGCTTGGAACGTTTATGGGCACGTGCCTTGCGGCTTTGTTATGGTGGTCCAACCGGCTTGCCAGGATTTTAGATCCGTATCTTGTTATTTTGAATGCAATGCCGAAAGTGGCGCTGGGCCCGATTCTGATTGTCGCACTCGGCCCCAGTTTGATCAGCATTATTGCGATGGGGGCCATCATCAGCGTGATTATCACAACCATCGTTGTATACACCGCCTTCCAGGAGATTGACGAAAACTATATAAAAGTCATGAAAACATTTGGCGCAAAGAAATGGACCATTTTTAAAGAAGTGATTCTGCCCGCATCCTCCCCTGCCATTATTTCAACACTGAAAGTAAACGTCGGTTTATCATGGGTTGGCGTCATCGTAGGGGAATTCCTTGTTTCCAAGATCGGATTAGGATATATGATTATTTACGGTTTTCAAGTTTTCAATTTTACGCTCGTCTTCTTAAGCCTGCTGATCATCGCCGTATTCGCCACTTTGATGTATCAGGGCGTAGAGCTGCTGGAAAAGAAATGGACGAAGGGCAGGACATAA
- a CDS encoding FixH family protein, which translates to MKKRLVVLLFSAFLLSGCGSGETKANNAAETPEVLDVKLTGPEKVNPGESAAYEAAVSYGDEAVMDADEVEFEVWKEGEKDASHMFKAKQEKGVYRLETTFKEDGIYTVQSHVTAKKQHSMPTIKVQVGDADAAGNQSEDEHSHDH; encoded by the coding sequence ATGAAAAAGAGGTTAGTTGTTCTGCTTTTTTCTGCTTTTTTGCTTAGTGGCTGCGGATCTGGTGAAACCAAAGCAAACAATGCAGCTGAGACACCTGAGGTTTTGGATGTCAAGCTGACCGGCCCTGAAAAAGTAAATCCCGGAGAAAGTGCCGCATATGAAGCAGCGGTATCATATGGTGACGAAGCGGTGATGGACGCCGATGAAGTGGAGTTTGAAGTGTGGAAAGAAGGAGAAAAAGACGCCAGCCACATGTTTAAAGCAAAGCAAGAAAAAGGCGTGTACCGATTGGAAACAACGTTTAAGGAAGATGGGATATACACTGTTCAATCCCATGTCACAGCAAAAAAACAGCATAGCATGCCGACCATAAAAGTCCAAGTCGGGGACGCCGATGCTGCCGGCAATCAGTCTGAAGACGAGCATTCACACGATCATTGA
- a CDS encoding metal ABC transporter permease has translation MSFEAWIIATGILVGVSCALIGTFLVLRRMAMLADAISHTVLLGIVGAFLVTGSLDGIPMLIGAAVSGLLTAFLVQLLHSKGVQSDAAIGVVFTSLFAVGVILLSMYGANVHLDIEHSLMGEIAFVPWNTITVFGADIGPKAFWMLASVLVINVVLISVCYKEFKIASFDPQMALALGIPVLLIHYVQMGMLSLTTVASFDSVGAVLVVAMLIVPPAAAHLLTDRLLYMLILSAVIGGLSAVMGYFFATWLNVSISGAMAAMTGVWYAGALLFSPANGVMTKKIRTLNMRKERAG, from the coding sequence ATGAGTTTTGAAGCGTGGATTATAGCTACTGGTATATTAGTCGGTGTAAGCTGCGCGCTGATCGGCACCTTTCTCGTGTTGAGAAGAATGGCGATGCTGGCCGACGCGATCAGCCATACAGTGTTGCTGGGCATTGTCGGTGCTTTTCTCGTGACAGGAAGTCTTGACGGGATACCCATGTTAATTGGCGCGGCCGTATCTGGACTGTTAACGGCATTTTTGGTTCAGCTACTCCACAGCAAGGGGGTTCAATCTGATGCCGCTATAGGCGTTGTTTTTACATCTTTATTTGCGGTGGGCGTGATTTTGCTTTCTATGTATGGAGCGAATGTCCATCTCGATATTGAGCACTCGTTAATGGGGGAAATCGCTTTTGTGCCGTGGAATACAATCACAGTATTCGGAGCTGACATCGGGCCGAAAGCGTTTTGGATGCTGGCATCTGTTTTGGTGATAAATGTAGTGTTGATCAGTGTGTGCTATAAGGAGTTCAAAATCGCTTCGTTTGATCCGCAAATGGCTTTAGCGCTCGGTATACCTGTGTTGCTGATTCATTATGTGCAAATGGGCATGCTCTCCCTCACGACCGTGGCTTCCTTTGATTCAGTGGGGGCTGTATTGGTTGTGGCCATGCTGATTGTCCCGCCAGCTGCGGCTCATTTGCTGACAGACCGGCTTCTATATATGCTGATCCTCAGCGCCGTGATTGGAGGGCTGTCGGCAGTTATGGGCTACTTCTTTGCAACATGGCTGAATGTTTCGATTTCCGGAGCGATGGCAGCCATGACAGGTGTATGGTATGCAGGCGCCTTATTGTTCTCACCTGCAAACGGGGTCATGACAAAAAAGATAAGAACACTGAACATGCGAAAAGAAAGAGCTGGCTGA
- a CDS encoding ABC transporter substrate-binding protein — protein sequence MNKWLRLGCACVGSIFLMIALAACKQEETLTKVKVAEVTHSIFYAPLYVAESKGFFKEEGLDVNVSTTWGGDKTMTSLLSNGSDIALVGSETSIYVEAQGAKDPVINFAQLTQTDGTFLVAKEDAEHFDWDQLKGKTFLGQRKGGMPQMVGEYVLNKHKIDPHKDIDLIQNIDFANIANAFASGTGEYVQLFEPQASLFEKKGIGHIVASFGEESGQVPYTTFMAKQSYLKKHEDTAVKFTKAIYKAQQWVENHSAKDITEAIKDEFDDTDPEVIETSIERYKKQDSYSPDPLLNEKEWELLQTIMDESGELPKRIPYHQLVNKKIAEKVTSEEK from the coding sequence GTGAATAAATGGTTAAGGCTGGGCTGCGCCTGTGTCGGCAGCATCTTTCTGATGATTGCTCTGGCAGCTTGCAAGCAGGAGGAAACACTCACCAAAGTCAAAGTAGCTGAAGTGACCCATTCAATTTTTTACGCGCCTCTGTATGTTGCAGAGTCAAAAGGATTTTTTAAGGAAGAAGGGCTTGATGTCAATGTCAGCACGACATGGGGCGGCGACAAAACGATGACATCGCTTCTATCAAACGGCTCCGACATCGCCCTTGTCGGATCAGAAACATCTATTTATGTCGAGGCGCAAGGAGCCAAAGACCCCGTCATTAATTTCGCCCAGCTGACTCAGACAGACGGAACGTTTCTTGTCGCGAAAGAAGATGCTGAACACTTCGACTGGGATCAGCTGAAAGGAAAAACGTTTCTCGGCCAGAGAAAAGGCGGCATGCCGCAAATGGTCGGCGAGTATGTACTGAACAAACATAAGATTGACCCTCATAAGGATATTGATCTCATCCAGAACATAGATTTCGCCAATATCGCCAATGCATTTGCTTCTGGAACAGGCGAGTATGTACAGCTCTTTGAACCGCAAGCTTCTCTCTTTGAAAAAAAAGGCATCGGCCATATTGTGGCTTCATTCGGAGAGGAATCAGGCCAGGTTCCGTATACGACTTTTATGGCGAAACAAAGCTACCTAAAGAAACATGAAGACACAGCCGTCAAGTTTACAAAAGCCATTTATAAGGCGCAGCAGTGGGTGGAAAATCACTCTGCGAAGGACATCACGGAAGCCATTAAGGATGAATTTGATGACACCGATCCAGAAGTCATCGAAACATCAATTGAACGCTATAAAAAGCAGGATTCGTATTCGCCGGACCCCCTGCTCAACGAAAAGGAATGGGAGCTGCTCCAAACCATTATGGATGAATCGGGAGAACTCCCGAAGCGCATTCCATACCATCAACTTGTAAATAAAAAAATTGCCGAAAAAGTCACCTCGGAAGAAAAATAG
- a CDS encoding type B 50S ribosomal protein L31, with the protein MKEGIHPKNHKVIFQDVNSGYRFLSTSTKTSNETAEWEDGNTYPVIKVEVSSDTHPFYTGRQKFNEKGGRVEQFKKRYNMGK; encoded by the coding sequence ATGAAAGAAGGAATTCATCCAAAGAACCACAAGGTCATTTTTCAGGATGTCAACAGCGGCTACCGTTTTCTCAGCACCTCTACTAAAACCTCTAATGAAACGGCAGAGTGGGAAGACGGAAACACATATCCGGTCATTAAAGTAGAGGTCAGCTCTGACACGCATCCGTTTTATACAGGCCGTCAGAAATTTAATGAAAAAGGCGGAAGAGTGGAGCAGTTCAAAAAACGCTATAACATGGGGAAATGA
- a CDS encoding cytochrome d ubiquinol oxidase subunit II, whose product MDITTDALIAISIIWGFVFIYAVMATMDFGAGFWSMIYLNKEHMKATDIANRFLSPTWEVTNVFIVAIVVALFSFFPGATFVLGTVLLIPGSMILLLLAIRSGFLVFSNTAKERKTLRYISGISGFLIPAILILVLPVTHGGFIEKTDGIYNLNMSKIFSSPNAYSFIGFAILTTLFLSSLLLADFSNVAEEQDAYRAYRKSALITGPISLLFAICIMLTLRNEANWLYSGMMNDLTWIIASFITFVIAGVALFLPNKSFSQNIGKPRLALIAIAVQYFLASYAYGRAHLPYMIYPDVTIMSGFTEPATFRALFATYIVAFIILFPGFFFFWKMFMKDKRYIRQEE is encoded by the coding sequence ATGGACATTACAACTGACGCTCTGATCGCCATCTCAATTATCTGGGGCTTTGTGTTTATCTACGCCGTTATGGCGACAATGGATTTCGGAGCGGGATTTTGGTCTATGATCTATTTAAACAAGGAGCACATGAAGGCGACCGATATTGCGAACCGATTTCTGTCTCCTACTTGGGAAGTCACAAACGTTTTTATTGTGGCCATCGTCGTGGCGCTTTTCAGCTTTTTTCCCGGCGCGACATTTGTGCTCGGAACCGTTTTATTAATTCCCGGCAGCATGATTTTACTGCTTTTAGCGATCCGAAGCGGCTTTCTCGTTTTTTCAAACACAGCGAAAGAACGAAAAACACTGCGATATATTTCCGGTATCTCGGGTTTTCTCATACCAGCTATTTTAATTTTGGTCCTTCCTGTGACACACGGAGGGTTTATAGAAAAAACGGACGGAATTTACAACTTGAATATGTCTAAAATCTTTTCAAGCCCGAACGCCTATTCATTCATCGGGTTTGCGATTTTAACCACTCTGTTCTTGTCCTCGCTGCTGCTTGCTGATTTTTCAAATGTGGCGGAGGAACAGGATGCGTACCGCGCTTACAGAAAAAGCGCCTTAATTACCGGCCCGATTTCACTCCTGTTTGCAATATGCATTATGCTGACATTGCGAAATGAAGCAAACTGGCTGTATAGCGGAATGATGAATGATCTCACTTGGATTATCGCCTCCTTTATTACATTTGTCATTGCGGGAGTCGCTCTGTTTCTGCCTAATAAAAGCTTTAGCCAAAACATCGGAAAGCCGCGGCTTGCACTTATCGCGATTGCGGTACAGTATTTTCTCGCCAGCTATGCGTACGGGCGGGCGCATCTTCCGTACATGATTTACCCTGATGTGACAATCATGTCGGGATTTACAGAGCCGGCAACGTTCAGAGCGCTATTTGCGACATATATCGTTGCATTTATCATCCTCTTTCCCGGTTTCTTTTTCTTCTGGAAAATGTTTATGAAGGATAAGCGTTATATCCGCCAAGAGGAATAG
- the yidD gene encoding membrane protein insertion efficiency factor YidD has translation MKTLFITLIRGYQKFISPLTPPTCRFYPTCSQYGIEALKTHGALKGGWLTIKRIMKCHPLHPGGVDPVPEKKRKH, from the coding sequence ATGAAAACCCTATTTATCACTCTGATTAGAGGATATCAAAAATTCATCTCGCCGCTAACACCGCCAACATGCCGCTTCTATCCGACTTGTTCCCAGTATGGAATTGAAGCATTGAAAACGCACGGCGCTTTAAAAGGCGGATGGCTGACCATCAAACGGATTATGAAATGCCACCCGCTCCATCCGGGAGGAGTCGATCCCGTTCCTGAAAAGAAACGAAAACATTAA
- a CDS encoding DUF1540 domain-containing protein, which yields MEQKILCEVNNCTYWGKGNKCTADAIYVVSHTGETADNSRETDCKTFKPHDL from the coding sequence ATGGAGCAGAAAATTCTATGCGAGGTCAACAACTGTACTTATTGGGGCAAAGGAAACAAATGCACTGCTGATGCCATTTATGTGGTCAGCCATACGGGTGAAACGGCTGATAACAGCCGGGAAACGGACTGCAAAACGTTTAAACCGCATGATTTGTAA
- a CDS encoding Dps family protein has protein sequence MSEQLIQAVNKQVANWTVMYVKLHNYHWYVKGKDFFTLHEKFEELYNETATYIDDLAERLLALNGKPIATMKESLETASVKEAEGNETAEQMVQSVYDDFTVIAEELKSGMDLADEVGDETTGDMLLAIHQNIEKHNWMLKAYLG, from the coding sequence ATGTCAGAACAATTGATTCAAGCAGTGAACAAACAAGTCGCCAACTGGACAGTCATGTATGTGAAACTACATAATTATCATTGGTATGTGAAAGGGAAAGATTTCTTCACTCTTCATGAAAAGTTTGAAGAGTTGTATAACGAAACAGCCACTTATATCGATGATTTGGCAGAGCGTCTTTTGGCGCTGAACGGAAAACCGATTGCGACGATGAAGGAATCCTTGGAAACGGCTTCTGTAAAAGAAGCGGAAGGAAATGAAACAGCTGAACAAATGGTTCAGAGCGTATATGATGATTTCACTGTCATCGCGGAAGAGCTGAAAAGCGGCATGGATTTAGCTGATGAAGTCGGTGACGAAACAACAGGGGATATGCTGCTTGCGATCCATCAAAATATTGAAAAACACAATTGGATGCTGAAAGCTTATCTGGGGTAA
- a CDS encoding alpha/beta hydrolase family protein, translating into MIVEKRRFPSPSQHVRLYTICYLSNGLRVKGLLAEPVAPGQYDGFLYLRGGIKNVGMVRPGRIIQFASQGFVVFAPFYRGNQGGEGNEDFAGEDREDAFSAFHLLQQHPNVKKDRIHIFGFSRGGIMGMLTAIEMGRHAASFVSWGGVSDMILTYEERKDLRRMMKRVIGGTPKKVPEEYKWRTPFGQINKIQAPVLLIHGEKDQNVSIQHSYLFEEKLKQLHKPVETWYYSTFTHYFPPKENRRIVRQLTQWMKNR; encoded by the coding sequence TTGATTGTTGAGAAAAGAAGATTTCCGTCGCCAAGCCAGCATGTGCGTCTGTATACGATCTGCTATCTTTCGAATGGCTTACGGGTAAAGGGGCTTCTGGCTGAGCCGGTAGCACCGGGACAATATGACGGATTTTTATATTTGCGCGGCGGAATTAAAAACGTGGGCATGGTTCGGCCGGGCCGGATCATCCAGTTTGCGTCCCAAGGGTTCGTTGTGTTTGCTCCTTTTTACAGAGGAAATCAAGGAGGCGAGGGGAATGAAGATTTTGCCGGAGAAGACAGAGAGGATGCTTTTTCTGCTTTTCACCTGCTTCAGCAGCATCCGAATGTCAAGAAGGACAGAATCCATATTTTCGGTTTTTCCCGCGGCGGAATTATGGGGATGCTTACTGCGATTGAAATGGGCCGGCATGCGGCTTCATTCGTTTCCTGGGGAGGCGTCAGCGATATGATCCTTACATATGAGGAGCGGAAAGATTTACGGCGAATGATGAAAAGGGTCATCGGGGGAACACCGAAAAAGGTGCCTGAGGAATATAAATGGAGAACGCCGTTTGGCCAGATAAACAAAATCCAAGCGCCCGTGCTGTTAATCCATGGAGAAAAAGACCAAAATGTTTCAATTCAGCATTCCTATTTATTTGAAGAGAAGCTCAAACAGCTGCATAAGCCGGTGGAGACGTGGTACTACAGTACATTCACACATTATTTTCCGCCAAAAGAAAACCGGCGTATCGTGCGGCAGCTGACACAATGGATGAAAAACCGCTGA
- the ytkD gene encoding RNA deprotection pyrophosphohydrolase: MYEFKDYYQNTVQLSFDDQPFSDSPKHVWVICRFGGKWLLTEHEDRGYEFPGGKVEPMECAEEAALREVKEETGARVKSLKYLGQYKVLGKEKVIVKNIYFADIEKLEKQADYFETKGPVLFHELPENLSRNKKFSFIMKDSVLPISLKKLKETGWIE; this comes from the coding sequence ATGTACGAGTTTAAAGATTATTATCAGAATACTGTTCAGCTTTCCTTTGACGATCAGCCTTTCTCGGACAGCCCGAAGCACGTCTGGGTGATTTGCCGTTTTGGCGGCAAATGGCTTTTAACAGAACATGAGGACAGAGGCTATGAGTTTCCAGGCGGGAAAGTAGAGCCGATGGAGTGCGCAGAAGAGGCGGCGCTCCGGGAAGTGAAGGAAGAGACGGGTGCGAGAGTGAAAAGCCTCAAGTACCTCGGACAGTATAAAGTTCTCGGTAAAGAAAAAGTGATTGTGAAAAATATATATTTTGCAGATATAGAAAAGCTTGAAAAGCAAGCTGATTACTTTGAAACGAAAGGCCCGGTTTTGTTTCATGAGCTTCCGGAAAACCTTTCCCGCAATAAAAAATTCAGCTTTATCATGAAGGATTCCGTTCTTCCGATCAGTTTGAAAAAACTAAAAGAAACTGGATGGATTGAATGA
- a CDS encoding beta-class carbonic anhydrase, whose product MSLLNDILEFNKTFTEQRDYEKYQTSKFPDKKMAILSCMDTRLVELLPHSMNMRNGDVKIIKSAGALVTHPFGSIMRSLLVAVYELNADEVCVIGHHDCGMSKISSESMLKRIKERGISEERINTLKYSGVDFDQWFKSFDSVEASVKDSVHVIKHHPLFPENVPVHGLVIDPETGKLDLIVNGYND is encoded by the coding sequence ATGAGCCTACTAAATGATATTCTCGAATTTAACAAGACATTTACTGAACAAAGAGATTATGAAAAATATCAAACTTCAAAATTTCCAGATAAAAAAATGGCGATTCTTTCTTGCATGGATACTCGTTTGGTCGAATTGCTTCCGCATTCAATGAATATGAGAAACGGTGATGTGAAAATCATTAAAAGTGCCGGTGCGCTTGTGACACATCCATTCGGAAGCATTATGAGAAGTTTGCTCGTCGCAGTGTATGAGCTGAACGCCGATGAGGTATGTGTGATTGGGCATCACGATTGCGGAATGAGCAAAATCAGCAGTGAGAGCATGCTGAAAAGAATCAAAGAAAGAGGAATTTCCGAAGAACGCATCAATACATTAAAGTATTCCGGTGTCGACTTTGATCAATGGTTTAAAAGCTTTGATTCAGTAGAAGCAAGTGTGAAAGACAGTGTACACGTTATTAAACATCATCCGCTGTTTCCAGAAAATGTTCCAGTCCATGGCCTAGTTATTGATCCTGAAACAGGGAAATTGGATCTTATTGTAAACGGCTATAACGATTAA
- a CDS encoding ABC transporter ATP-binding protein, producing MSFLHVDHVTHTYFSIKEKTTAVRDIHFDAEKGDFISFLGPSGCGKTTLLSIIAGLIEPSEGRVLIEGREPNQKEHNIGYMLQQDYLFPWKSIEENVLLGLKVADALTEESKAAALGLLSKFGLTDVEKKYPKELSGGMRQRAALARTLAPNPSLLLLDEPFSALDFQTKLSLENLVFRTLKDYQKTAVLVTHDIGEAIAMSDTIFLFSNQPGTIHQIFNIPKELAAMMPFDARQEPSFQTLFQTIWKELNSLEKQQRNH from the coding sequence ATGTCTTTCTTACATGTCGACCATGTAACCCATACTTATTTTTCTATTAAAGAAAAAACGACGGCCGTGCGTGATATTCATTTCGATGCCGAAAAAGGTGATTTCATCTCATTTCTCGGCCCAAGCGGCTGCGGAAAAACAACACTGCTTTCCATTATCGCCGGCTTGATAGAGCCATCGGAAGGCAGAGTTCTGATTGAAGGCCGGGAGCCAAATCAAAAAGAACATAACATCGGCTATATGCTTCAGCAGGATTACTTATTTCCCTGGAAATCCATCGAGGAAAATGTGCTTCTCGGTTTAAAAGTCGCCGACGCGTTGACAGAAGAAAGCAAGGCCGCTGCACTCGGTCTATTGTCTAAGTTTGGTCTCACAGATGTGGAGAAAAAATATCCGAAAGAGCTGTCGGGCGGGATGCGCCAGCGGGCCGCGCTTGCAAGGACTCTTGCCCCAAATCCAAGTCTGCTTTTGCTGGATGAGCCATTTTCCGCGCTTGATTTTCAGACAAAGCTGTCACTTGAAAACCTGGTTTTCCGCACATTAAAGGATTATCAAAAAACAGCAGTGCTTGTCACTCATGATATTGGAGAAGCGATAGCGATGAGCGATACGATCTTTTTATTTTCAAATCAGCCGGGCACCATCCATCAGATTTTTAACATTCCTAAAGAATTGGCCGCGATGATGCCCTTTGACGCCCGTCAAGAGCCATCTTTCCAAACGCTGTTTCAAACGATATGGAAGGAGCTGAATTCTCTTGAGAAACAGCAAAGAAACCATTGA